A single region of the Nicotiana sylvestris chromosome 6, ASM39365v2, whole genome shotgun sequence genome encodes:
- the LOC104247500 gene encoding remorin 1.4 isoform X1, whose product MRKNYYDLGDGEIAAAIAASAFAIYSLEENAGSQYQTKTRGPVRPAEAAPMIRPSMPNRNTLVEMTTITPANDKIQNGISRGSRKAENKADAWEKAQTAKIRKRHDELLSALLAWENEKKMIAKQQMERRKNQLELAMKRNLQHYKNKLARIDHIAKGARTQAEEKRKYEESIVKEKSNKIRSTGNVSVKCFCF is encoded by the exons ATGAGAAAAAACTATTATGATTTGGGTGATGGAGAAATTGCAGCAGCAATTGCAGCTTCTGCATTTGCTATATATTCCCTTGAAGAAAATGCTGGCTCTCAATATCAGACAAAAACAAGAGGACCCGTTCGACCTGCAGAAGCAG CTCCAATGATAAGGCCATCCATGCCGAATCGTAATACTTTAGTAGAAATGACAACCATAACTCCTGCTAATGATAAAATTCAAAATGGAATTTCAAGAGGAAGCAGAAAGGCTGAAAACAAAGCTGATGCTTGGGAGAAAGCTCAGACCGCGAAAATAAGGAAGCG ACATGATGAACTGCTTTCTGCACTTCTTGCTTGGGAGAATGAAAAGAAGATGATAGCAAAACAACAAATGGAAAGAAGAAAG AATCAATTGGAGCTTGCTATGAAAAGGAACTTGCAGCATTACAAAAATAAACTAGCTAGGATTGATCATATTGCTAAAGGAGCAAGAACACAAGCAGAAGAGAAACGAAAATATGAAGAATCTATTGTGAAAGAGAAATCAAATAAGATTAGATCAACAGGAAACGTCTCTGTTAAATGTTTCTGCTTCTAA
- the LOC104247500 gene encoding remorin 1.4 isoform X2: MRKNYYDLGDGEIAAAIAASAFAIYSLEENAGSQYQTKTRGPVRPAEAGSRKAENKADAWEKAQTAKIRKRHDELLSALLAWENEKKMIAKQQMERRKNQLELAMKRNLQHYKNKLARIDHIAKGARTQAEEKRKYEESIVKEKSNKIRSTGNVSVKCFCF; encoded by the exons ATGAGAAAAAACTATTATGATTTGGGTGATGGAGAAATTGCAGCAGCAATTGCAGCTTCTGCATTTGCTATATATTCCCTTGAAGAAAATGCTGGCTCTCAATATCAGACAAAAACAAGAGGACCCGTTCGACCTGCAGAAGCAG GAAGCAGAAAGGCTGAAAACAAAGCTGATGCTTGGGAGAAAGCTCAGACCGCGAAAATAAGGAAGCG ACATGATGAACTGCTTTCTGCACTTCTTGCTTGGGAGAATGAAAAGAAGATGATAGCAAAACAACAAATGGAAAGAAGAAAG AATCAATTGGAGCTTGCTATGAAAAGGAACTTGCAGCATTACAAAAATAAACTAGCTAGGATTGATCATATTGCTAAAGGAGCAAGAACACAAGCAGAAGAGAAACGAAAATATGAAGAATCTATTGTGAAAGAGAAATCAAATAAGATTAGATCAACAGGAAACGTCTCTGTTAAATGTTTCTGCTTCTAA